CGTCGCTGTGTACGCATCGCCGCCTCGTGCGCGATCTGCGTCGCAGGCTCGAGGCGCAGCGCGCCGGCTTGCGCGCGGCGCGCCGCCAGCTCGACGGCGAGGACGTCGACCTCGAGGCAGCGATCGACGAGCACGTCGAGCGCCGCGCAGGTCGCGGCGGGAGCCTGCGCGTCTACGTCCGACAGCAGCGGCGAAGGCGCGACATCGCGACGCTCGTCCTCCTCGACGTCTCGATGTCGACGGATTCCTGGGTCGGCGGGCGCAGGATCCTCGACGTCGGTCGCGAGGCCGCGCTCGTGCTCGGCGAGGTCGCCACGCAGCTGGGGGACCGGCTCCAGATCCACGCGTTCGCCTCGGAGACGCGCAATCGCTGCCACGTGTGGAGGGTGCTGGGGGACGGCGAGGAATGGAGCACGGGCAAGCGGCGGCTCGCGGCACTCGAGCCGACGGGATACACGCGCGTCGGGCCGGCGATCCGGCACGCGACGCGGATGCTCGCGTCGGTGCCGGCCGAGAAGCGGCTGCTGCTGCTCGTGAGCGACGCCAAGCCCACGGACTACGATCGCTACGAAGGGCGCTACGGCGTCGCCGACGTGAGGCGCGCGATCCACGAGGCCCGCTCGCGCGGCATCCACGCGCATGCGCTCGCCGTCGATCGGGTGGCGCGCGAGGCGTTGCCCTCGCTGTTCGGGGCCGGCGGGTTCCACATCCTTCCGCACCCCGACGGGCTCATCGAGGCGCTCACGAGCGTGTACGGACGACTCACGGCGACCTGACCGGCTGCGGCGTGCGGTAGGATGCGCGCGGTCGCGGCCGCCGTTCGGGGAGGGATGCCCGGCTTCGGTGCCCGTTCGGAGTCGGGAGGAGATCGGTGTCGAGATCGGTGCTGGTGCGCGCGATGGCGATCGTCGCGGCGCTCCCCCTCGTGGCAGCTGCGGAGTTCGAGAGCTCGAGTCCCCCTCCTTCGACGAAGCCGCGCGAAGCGGCGCGGCCGTGGGATCTGTCGATCCGCCCGTTCATCGGCTACGACGACAACGTCCAGCTCGTTCCCGACATGACGCTCTTCGTCGGCGATACGTCGAGCTTCCTCGGCGGCCTCGCGATCGACGGGAGCTATCGCGTCTTCGAGGACGAGCACTGGACGCTCGCCGCCGCCGCCTCGCTGCAGAACGTCTGGTACGCGGACGAGCAGCAGATGCAGGTTCCCGGCGTCAACGACGACCACGACGACTACGACCTGCTCGCCGTCCACCCGACGGCGACGGTGGGCTACCGCGACGTCGTCGCGGGAACGCCCGTGCGCTTCGGCGCGAGCTATGCGTTCCGGTTCGAGGACGGCGACGTGCACGCGATGGGGCTCGAGGCGCACACGCTCGGCCTCTCCGCGAGCGCCGACGTGTGCCGCGGGCTCGCCGTGACGCTCGCCTGGGCGCACGAGTGGAACGCCTTCGACGTGCGCTTCCCGAACGAGGGGCTGAACGGGCGCGACGCCGAGCTCGACCGCGTCGACCTGACGGCGCGCTACCGCTTCGATCGCAACCGGAGGTCCATCACCATCGGCTACGGGTTCGCGCGCAACGACGCCGACGGCGACAACTTCGACTACGACGCGCACCAGCTCTCGGCGAAGGCATCGTCCCAGCTCGTGGGGAGCCTCTGGGGCGAGCTGCGCTTCTCGGCGCGCTTCGCCGACTACGACGGCCCGGGCTTCGCGTTCATCCCCGATCGCCGCAACCGACAGCGCGTGTACGACTACGGTGCGGGGCTCATCTGGGTCTTCGGTCGCCACCTGTCGGCGGACGTCTTCTACCAGCGCCAGGACATCGACGCGGGCAGCGCGAGCTTCCGCTCCGACCGCGACCAGGTCGGTGGCGGCGTCACGTTCCGGTTCTGAGCCATGGCACGCACGACGAGCGAGGAAGGCAGCGGGATGGATGCGCGACGATCGAACTGGACGGAGCGGGCGGGCGCACTCGGGCTCGCGATCGCGATCGCCGCAGTCGTCCTCGGAGGCTGCGCGTCCTCCGACGCCGGGTCCTGGGAGGGCTCGATGGAGATCGCCCGGATGATGTTCGGCGCCGGGCAGAACGACGACGTCACGCAGGGCAACGCGCAGAAGGCGACCAACGCGCTCGCGCACGCAGACCAGCAGACGTGCGCGGCCGCTGCGCCGTACCGGGCGGCGGCCGCGCAGGCCGCCGCGCCCGTCGCGGCGCTCGCCGAGGAGAGCGCGGGCATCCGCGCCGACTTCCAGATGGAGATGGCGCAGCAGGATCTCGCCGGCCGCGTCGTCGCGCAGGCCTCGAGCCAGCGCGACCGCGCCTGGGCCGAGTTCGTCGCGGCGCGCGACGCGCTCGACGCGCTCTCGACCACCACGCGCTTCGATGCGCAGGGGCGCACGAGCGCGGAGTTCGGACAGGCGAGGAGCACGGCGACCGTCGGCGAGGTGTGGAGCGCGATGGATGTGCTGTTCGATCGGCTGCGCGACGTCTCGCGCGACCTGCAGGCCGCCGCGGAAGACCTGCGCTTCGCGCTGCAGACGACCGAGGGCAGCGCGCTCGCGACCGCCGGCGACCCGAACGTCGACATCGCCGCGACGCTCGATGCGCTCGTCGCGGACGCGACCGCGCTGAACGATCGCTGGATCGGCTTCACGCAGGACGAGGTCTCGCTCCCGAGCGACCGCAGCACGACGATCGGCGCGATGGACGGCTCGGACCGCGACGCGCTCGACGGGCTGCTCCGCGACCTGCTCGACGCGTCGCGGGACGCGAACACCGTCTACCGCGACATGACGGGCGTGTTCGGCTACCTCGACGGCGTGCAGCAGGCGATGACGAACCGACGCGCCGCGCAGACGGCGCGCACGACCGACATCGCGAACGAGACGGGCCGGCTCGCGGCCGAGGCGACGCGCAACGCGTGGCTCGCCGTCGGGGCATGCGGCGGCACGGTGCCTCCCGAGTACGCCGAGTGGGTCGCGAACCCGTTCGACGACTACGCGCCGATTCCCCAGTGGAACAGCACGTTCTGGGACATCTCCTCGCCGTGACCGGTGCGCTCGCTGCGCGGCTCAGCGCAGGTCGAAGCGGTCGAGCTCCATCACCTTGACCCACGCGGCGACGAAGTCGTCGACGAGCTTGCGGCCGGCGTCGGCGCTCGCGTAGACCTCGGCGAGCGCGCGCAGCTGCGAGCTCGAGCCGAAGACGAGGTCGACGCGCGTCGCCGTCCAGCGCAGCTCGCCGGTCGCGCGGTCGCGGCCCTCGAAGCGCTCCCGCGCCTCGGACGTCGGCGTCCACTCCGTGGCCATGTCGAGCAGGTTCACGAAGAAGTCGTTCGTGAGCGCGCCGGGGCGGTGGGTGAGGACGCCTTCCTCCGCGCCGTTCGCGTTCGCGCCGAGCACGCGCAGGCCGCCGACGAGCACCGTCGTCTCGGGCGCCGTCAGCGTGAGCAGCTGCGCGCGATCGACGAGGCGCGCCTCCGCCGGCGCGGTGCTGCGGCCTCCGAGGTGGTTGCGGAAGCCGTCCGCGACGGGCTCGAGCACCGCGAACGACGCGATGTCCGTCTGCTCCTGCGACGCGTCCGTGCGCCCCGGCCGGAAGGGCACGACGACGTCGTGCCCGGCGGCGCGCGCCGCCTGCTCGACGCCCGCGCCGCCCGCGAGCACGATCAGGTCGGCGAGCGAGATGCGCACGCCGTCGGTGCGCGACGCCGCGAACTCGCCGCGCACCGCGTCGAGCGTCGCGAGCACCTTCGCGAGCTTCGCGGGCTCGTTCACCGCCCAGCCGTTCTGCGGTGCCAGGCGGATGCGCGCGCCGTTCGCGCCGCCGCGCTTGTCGGAGCCGCGGAAGGTCGAGGCCGACGCCCACGCGGTCGACACGAGCTCCGATACCGAGAGGCCCGATGCGAGCACGCGGCGCTTCAGCTCGGCGACGGCGTCGGCGTCGACGAGCGGGTGGTCGACGGCGGGGAGCGGGTCCTGCCAGATCAGCTCCTCGGCCGGCACCTCGGGCCCGAGGTAGCGGGAGCGCGGGCCCATGTCGCGGTGCGTGAGCTTGAACCACGCGCGCGCGAACGCGTCCGCGAACTCGTCGGGGTGCGCGAGGAAGCGCCGCGAGATCTTCTCGTAGGCCGGGTCGAAGCGGAGCGCGAGGTCGGTCGTGAGCATGGCGGGCGCGATGCGCTGCGATGCGTCGTGCGCGTGCGGAACCGTGCCGTCGCCCGCGCCGTCCTTCGGCCGCCACTGGTGCGCGCCCGCCGGGCTGCGCGTGAGCTCCCAGTCGTAGCCGAAGAGGTTCTCGAAGAAGCCGTGGCTCCAGCGCGTGGGCGTCGACGTCCACGTGACCTCGAGGCCGCTCGTGATCGCATCCGCTCCGACGCCGGTGCCGAAGCCGCTCTTCCAGCCGAAGCCCTGCGCTTCGAGCTCGGCGGCCTCCGGCTCGGGGCCCACGTGCGAGGCCGGAGCCGCGCCGTGCGTCTTGCCGAACGTGTGGCCGCCCGCGATGAGCGCGACCGTCTCGACGTCGTCCATCGCCATGCGCGCGAACGTCTCGCGGATGTCCTTCGCCGCCGCGAGCGGGTCGGGGTGGCCGTCCGGGCCCTCCGGGTTCACGTAGATCAGGCCCATCTGCACGGCCGCGAGCGGGTTCGCGAGCTCGCGATCGCCCGCATGGCGTGCCTCGCCGCCGAGCCACGCGCGCTCGCCGCCCCAGTTCACGTCCTGGTCCGGCTCCCAGACGTCCTCGCGTCCGCCCGCGAAGCCGAACGTCTCGAAGCCCATCGACTCGAGCGCGACGTTGCCGGCCAGGATCATCAGGTCGGCCCACGAGATGCGCCGGCCGTACTTCTGCTTCACGGGCCACAGGAGCCGCCGCGCCTTGTCGAGGCTCACGTTGTCGGGCCAGCTGTCGAGCGGCGCGAAGCGCTGCTGGCCGCGCCCGCCGCCGCCGCGCCCGTCGGCCACGCGGTACGTGCCCGCGCTGTGCCACGCCATGCGCACGAAGAGCGGCCCGTAGTGGCCGAAGTCCGCGGGCCACCAGCTCTGCGAGTCGGTCATCCGCGCGTGCAGGTCCGCCTTCACCGCCGCGAGGTCGAGCTTCGCGAACTCCGCCGCGTAGTCGAAGCCCGCGCCCATCGGGTCGGACTTCGACGAGTGCTGGTGCAGCACGTCGAGACGCAGCTGTCCCGGCCACCAGTCCCGGTTGCTCGTGCCGCCGCCCGCGACGTCGTGGAACGGGCACTTCGGCGCGGTGGACTCGCTGGACGCGGTGGGTTCGCTCGATTCTCTGGGGTCGCTCGGCATGGCGTCGTCTCCTCCGTCGGGCGTGGGCGACCGTGCGATCGCCGCGATCGACCCGATGGAGCGAGGCTAGGAGTGCACGTCCGACAAGACCAATGGATTGTTCCGATCGCCGTGATAGCTCGAGGTGATGGCGCGGCGAGGCGTGCGAAGCCGCCCCGTCTCGCGCCGGCGCGCGGCGGCCGCACGCTACTCTCGGCCGTCCGAGCGCGGAGAGGTGGCCGAGTGGTCGAAGGCAGCGGTCTTGAAAACCGCCAGGGGTTCGCGCCCCTCGTGGGTTCGAATCCCACCCTCTCCGCCAGTCTCGCCTAACAAAGATGGGCGGGGACGCCGCGTGGCCGGGCCCGATGGCGCCGCCGATGTGGCGCCGCCGCGGTGGCGCCGCCGCTGTGGCGCGCGGAGCGGGCGGCCGAGCGTTGCGCGCGCGGGCGGCCGCGGGGCGAGCAAGGCCGGCGGCCTGGCGCCTCGCGCTTCCGTCCTGGCGCGGCGCGTGTCCCGGCCCGGCGCGCCGCGTGTCCGCAGCGACGCGCGCGGCGCGTAGCGCGCAGAGCGCCGCGCACCGCGCGCCGGAGCGGCGGACCCGCGAGCCGGCGTGCAATGCGCATCCGCACCGCTCGGGTCGCTCGCCCCGGCCGCTCGCGCCGTCGGCGGGCCGCGCCGCTCGAGAGCGCCCAGCCGCGCCCCGCGTCCTCGCCGCCGTCCCATCCTTTGATAGACTCCGCCGCCCTCGCGGAGAGGTGGCCGAGTAGGTCGAAGGCGCTCCCCTGCTAAGGGAGTATGGGCTAATCACCCATCGAGGGTTCGAATCCCTCCCTCTCCGCCAACCCAGCCCGCGCGCACCACGGCCGCCGCACACCCGACGCGCCGTCGCTGCGCCGCGCATCGCGGAGCGCGAACGATCGCCGAGCCCCAGGCTCCCCGGAGAGATGGCCGAGTGGTTTAAGGCGCACGCTTGGAAAGCGTGTGTACCGTCACTGGTACCGTGGGTTCGAATCCCACTCTCTCCGCCAATCAGTCCTGCGATTCGGGAGCGCGACGCTGCTGGGAAGTAGCGAAACGAGAACTCTCCGCGAGTTCGCGTGCTTGGCCGCGCCCAACTAGCGCAAGCGCGAACAGAGACGCGTGCTCTCCCTGCGAATTGCGCGCAACCGCTGCGACGTTCTCTGCCGCCGAGCGCGGCCGTTCCGATTCGCCAGAGATTCGCGGTGGTAGCGGCGCCGCGCGTGCAGCGTTGCGTCGCGAACGAAGCGCAGCGGTGTGAACTGCGTGGGTAGGCGTGAAGCCGGCGCGCTCCCGCGGTCGGACTCGCCTTTGCCTGCGGAAGGAATCAGCGGATCAGCGTGACCCGCGGCAGGCCTTCGAAGTCGGCATCGCTCGTGACGATCTCCGCACCGTGCCGCGATGCCGTCGCGAAGATGATCGAGTCGGCCATCGCGAGCCCGTACTCGAGCGCGATGTCGGCGGCCTCGAGCGCGAGGCCCTCCGACAGCGGCTCGATCGTCGTCGTGCGAAGCGCCGACACTGCCGCGATCGCACGTTCCTCGCTCAGGTCTCGCCTGACGACCTTGTAGATCTCGTACACCTGGATCGCGCTCGACAGACGCGGCTCAGGGCCTTCGATGTAGGGTGCGAAGAGGTCGGCCTTCGGCCGTGCGGCGAGGTACTCGATCCACCCGCTCGAATCGATCAGGATCAAAGCCGATCCTTCTTCTCGCGAAGTCCCTTGCGCTTCGTGCCCTTCGCGATGCCGCGCATCGCCTCGATCGGATGCTCGGGAACGAGGTAGAGGATCCCGCCCTTCTCGAGCACCGTGAGTCGCGCGCCCGGCTCGAGCTCGAGCCGCTGCCGGACCTCGCGGGGAATGACGAGCTGGTACTTGGTGGAGACGGTGACGGTCTGCATGACTTACAGATAGCAGATCGATGCGACTGGCGTAGGTCGAGAGGTGCGAGGGCTGTGGCGGCGCGCTGGGCGGGTCGCTGGCCCAACTGGAGCCGAGAGACTGGTACTGAGAGTTCGAGTTCGACTCGGTCTGCCAGCTAGTCCCGCGATTCGGGAGCAGGGCGCTCCTTCGAACGAGCCTGCCGAGAAGCACCCGCGAGCTCGCGGGTCGCGTCGTCGCGGCCCGCGGAAGCCGGCACGGAGACGCGCTTGCTCGCCGCCGATCGTCTGCGAAGGCGGCCCGGTTCTCTGCCGCCGGGCGTCGCGGTTCCGATTCGCGAGAGATTCGCGATGGAGGTAGTCCGACTCTTCCGGGCTCTTGTCGCGAGGGGACGTCGCGGGTTGCGGGGCCGCGAGCCCAAGAACGGAAGAGCTAGAGGGAGAACCCAATACCGAGCGAACTCGCACTTCGAGACGACCTAGGTTGGGAATCAGATCGGAAGGACGGCGATGACGAAGTGGGTGCTGGGGACGTCCGGGCTCGCGATCGCGTGGATCGCCGCCGTCGTCATCGGGTCGCTCGAGGGCGGGTGCCGCGCGCCGCTGGCGCCTCGGGGCGACTTCGCGGCGTTCGCCGAGGCTGCGCACGCGCACGTCGGTGCGGAATGTCGCGGCAACGCGGTCGTGCTGCTGATCGAGGACGGCGTCGTCCGCGACGAGTATGCGTGCTCGGTGGGCGAGCCGGTGGATCGCGACAGCGTCTTCCAGGTGGCGTCGCTCAGCAAGTGGATCAGCGCGTGGGGGGTGATGGCGCTCGTCGACTCGGGACGGGTCGCGCTCGACGCTCCAGTCTCTACCTATCTCGTACGGTGGCACCTTCCCGACGGCGAGTTCGACGACGCAGGGGTCACGGTGCGGCGGCTGTTGAGTCACACGGCGGGCCTGACGGACGGCCTCGGCTACGGCGGCTTCGGGCCGGGCGAGCGCGTGCAGACGATCGAGGAGTCGCTGACGATGGCGGCCGATCGCATGCCGCACGCGAGTGGCGCCGTCGTCGTCGGTCGCGAGCCGGGGAGTCGCTGGGAGTACTCGGGCGGTGGCTATGCGCTGCTGCAGCTGCTCGTCGAGGACGTGACCGGCGAAGCCTTCGAGTCCTACATGCGGCGGGTCGTGCTCGGGCCGCTCGGCATGCGCGACTCGACCTTCGACTGGACGCGCGCCGAGCGCGCGAGGCTCGCTGATTCCTACGACGTCGACGCGACGCGCGCACCGCAGCGCCACTACACCGCCGTGGCCGCGGCATCGCTCTACACGACGGCGTCCGATCTCGCTCGCTTCCTCGCGGCGCACGTGCCGGGCCGCGCCGGCGAGCCGGTCGGGCGGGGCGTCCTCGCGCCGCGCACGGTCGAGCAGATGTGGGTGCCCGAGGCGTCGCTCCTCGGCCGCGACATCTGGGGCCTGGGCGTCATCCTCCATGCGCGCAACGCAGCGGGGCGTTTCGTCGTCGGGCACGACGGCACGAACCTACCGGCGATCAACACGGCCGTGCGGCTCGACCCGGACACCGGCGACGCCATCGTCGCGCTCGCGACGGGCGCCCCGCGGCTCGCCACGACGATCGCGGGCGAGTGGGTGTTCTGGGAGACGGGGAACGTCGACGTCTTCGCGTTCGGCGCCGGCGCCGGCGTCGAGCGCGTGCTCGGGCGAGCCGCCACCGGCGCGGCGGTGATCGTGGTCGTCGCGATCCTCGCTGCGCAGTGGCGCCGCAGGGCGCGGCCTGCGGGACCGCCTCCTCCGCAGCCACGCGGAGCGGGAGGCCGCGCCTAGCATCTCCCTCGCTTCGATCCGTGCCGCGCTCGACATCCCGATCGCTGCGCCGTCCGCGGCCGGGCCGACGATCGCGGCGCGCACGGGGGCTCGACTCGCCGTGATAGGCTCCGCCGTCGCGCCCATGTCGCTCGCCTCGGCAGAGCCGCTGGCGGCGGAGGCCGGAGCCGTGGCGCTCACCTCGAGCCCTTCGTCCGCGATCCGACTTCGGAGTACGGTGGATCGCGCGCGCGCGCCTTCTTCGCCGCGGCACGCGGGTGCGCGCGCGCTCGCCGCGCTCGTGTTCGCCGCAGGGCTCGCGTGCGCCGGCTGCGGTGGCTCGGAGCAGGAGGAGGAGTACGCGCGACTCCCCGCCTCGAGCTTCGCGGGCCTGAAGGCGGGGATGGCGTGCTCGGCCGTCTTCGTCGCGCATCGCGCGCTCGACGACGTCGTGGCGGACGAGCTCGCGGGTCTGCCGGCGGCGGCGGCGGGAGCGGGTGATCCGGTCGTCGACCGCGACGCGCGATTCGTCTCGGTGAGCTACGGGTCGACGGAGCCGCCGCGCGTCGCGGTCCATCGCGAGGGCCGCGGCTGCACCATCCTGCCGCCGGGCGCGCGGCCGGAGGCCGTCGCTCGCATACCGAATCCGGCCATCGAGCGATCGGTCGCGCCGGAGGAGCTCGCGCGGTGGCCGCAAGAGACGGTCGC
This genomic interval from Myxococcota bacterium contains the following:
- the katG gene encoding catalase/peroxidase HPI, translating into MPSDPRESSEPTASSESTAPKCPFHDVAGGGTSNRDWWPGQLRLDVLHQHSSKSDPMGAGFDYAAEFAKLDLAAVKADLHARMTDSQSWWPADFGHYGPLFVRMAWHSAGTYRVADGRGGGGRGQQRFAPLDSWPDNVSLDKARRLLWPVKQKYGRRISWADLMILAGNVALESMGFETFGFAGGREDVWEPDQDVNWGGERAWLGGEARHAGDRELANPLAAVQMGLIYVNPEGPDGHPDPLAAAKDIRETFARMAMDDVETVALIAGGHTFGKTHGAAPASHVGPEPEAAELEAQGFGWKSGFGTGVGADAITSGLEVTWTSTPTRWSHGFFENLFGYDWELTRSPAGAHQWRPKDGAGDGTVPHAHDASQRIAPAMLTTDLALRFDPAYEKISRRFLAHPDEFADAFARAWFKLTHRDMGPRSRYLGPEVPAEELIWQDPLPAVDHPLVDADAVAELKRRVLASGLSVSELVSTAWASASTFRGSDKRGGANGARIRLAPQNGWAVNEPAKLAKVLATLDAVRGEFAASRTDGVRISLADLIVLAGGAGVEQAARAAGHDVVVPFRPGRTDASQEQTDIASFAVLEPVADGFRNHLGGRSTAPAEARLVDRAQLLTLTAPETTVLVGGLRVLGANANGAEEGVLTHRPGALTNDFFVNLLDMATEWTPTSEARERFEGRDRATGELRWTATRVDLVFGSSSQLRALAEVYASADAGRKLVDDFVAAWVKVMELDRFDLR
- a CDS encoding serine hydrolase domain-containing protein; protein product: MTKWVLGTSGLAIAWIAAVVIGSLEGGCRAPLAPRGDFAAFAEAAHAHVGAECRGNAVVLLIEDGVVRDEYACSVGEPVDRDSVFQVASLSKWISAWGVMALVDSGRVALDAPVSTYLVRWHLPDGEFDDAGVTVRRLLSHTAGLTDGLGYGGFGPGERVQTIEESLTMAADRMPHASGAVVVGREPGSRWEYSGGGYALLQLLVEDVTGEAFESYMRRVVLGPLGMRDSTFDWTRAERARLADSYDVDATRAPQRHYTAVAAASLYTTASDLARFLAAHVPGRAGEPVGRGVLAPRTVEQMWVPEASLLGRDIWGLGVILHARNAAGRFVVGHDGTNLPAINTAVRLDPDTGDAIVALATGAPRLATTIAGEWVFWETGNVDVFAFGAGAGVERVLGRAATGAAVIVVVAILAAQWRRRARPAGPPPPQPRGAGGRA
- a CDS encoding AbrB/MazE/SpoVT family DNA-binding domain-containing protein — translated: MQTVTVSTKYQLVIPREVRQRLELEPGARLTVLEKGGILYLVPEHPIEAMRGIAKGTKRKGLREKKDRL
- a CDS encoding type II toxin-antitoxin system VapC family toxin, with protein sequence MILIDSSGWIEYLAARPKADLFAPYIEGPEPRLSSAIQVYEIYKVVRRDLSEERAIAAVSALRTTTIEPLSEGLALEAADIALEYGLAMADSIIFATASRHGAEIVTSDADFEGLPRVTLIR